The DNA region CGATGTCCTCGATGACGATGATGGACTTGCTTGTCGTCTCGATGAAGAGCTTGCGGAGGTCGGTGTTGGAGTGCACCGACGTGAGCTCGATGTCGTAGATGTCGTAGTCGAGGTAGTTGGCCATGGCGGCGATCATGGCCGACTTGCCCGTCCCCGGCGGGCCGTACAGGAGGTACCCGCGCTTCCACGCCTTCCCGACGCGCGCGTAGTAGTCCTTGCCGTTCTTGAACATGTCGAGGTCGTCCTTGAtctccttcttcttcgccggGTCCATGGCGAGGGTGTCGAACGTCTTGGGGTGCTCGAACACCACGTGGCTCCACGCCGACCTCATGTACCCGCCGTCGCTCCACTGGTGCGTGGAGATGTTGGTGAAGAGCTTCCGCTGGCGGTTCTTGACCATGACGGCGCGGCCCTGCTGCCGGACGCGCGGGAGGTAGGTGTCGAGCACGAGCTCGCGGTGGCGCTCAAGGAAGAAGAGCCTGTAGAACCGGCGTTcctcctgcgcgccgccgccaccgccccaccacaccgcggcggcgtcggcgcgcggcggcgactTGGAGTAGGCCCACCACCACACCGTGGCGCCCTCGAACTCGTcggccacctcctcgccgtcgaccaTGCTGAGCACGAGCTTGTCGGCGTCCTTGGCGCCCTCGGCGCGGAGGTGGCGCACGCCGCGGGAGCAGGCCGCGCTGAGGTACGCCTTGACCTCCTCGTACGCGTCGCTGCGCTTCATCCGGCCGCCCTCGTACTCGGCGATGGTGACCGACAGGTACGGGTCCACCAtcgccgccagccgccgcgcgtggcggctcaggTGGCGCCCGAAGAA from Panicum hallii strain FIL2 chromosome 9, PHallii_v3.1, whole genome shotgun sequence includes:
- the LOC112876093 gene encoding AAA-ATPase ASD, mitochondrial-like is translated as MEGGSLLSGLNSGVVLSLIAVLWTVVWQNLQHLQLQQFFGRHLSRHARRLAAMVDPYLSVTIAEYEGGRMKRSDAYEEVKAYLSAACSRGVRHLRAEGAKDADKLVLSMVDGEEVADEFEGATVWWWAYSKSPPRADAAAVWWGGGGGAQEERRFYRLFFLERHRELVLDTYLPRVRQQGRAVMVKNRQRKLFTNISTHQWSDGGYMRSAWSHVVFEHPKTFDTLAMDPAKKKEIKDDLDMFKNGKDYYARVGKAWKRGYLLYGPPGTGKSAMIAAMANYLDYDIYDIELTSVHSNTDLRKLFIETTSKSIIVIEDIDCSLDLTGARKKKKAAAEDDKDKKDGAAAAAAKAAAGGDKKDTSSKVTLSGLLNFIDGLWSACGGERIIVFTTNHVQKLDPALIRRGRMDKHIEMSYCGFEAFKFLAKTYLDVDAHALFGAVGELLREVEMTPADVAENLTPKSLEDNPDTCLAALVKALEEAKEKKASGGNDPDEQEDEEEEQ